One genomic region from Chloroherpetonaceae bacterium encodes:
- a CDS encoding VWA domain-containing protein encodes MLELFRSANFSFQNPEFLFLLLLIPLLSILYFFREYRGNTPALIFSSISILKSARGGILKNFRHSVFIFRMLTLALLILAFARPRTSNQKQIVYSEGIDIVLCLDLSTSMFAEDFEPKNRIDAAKEVAREFIRNRVSDRIGLVIFQAKAFTQCPLTLDYTLLNRFISGLNAGKMQEDGTAIGLALATATNRLRNSTAKSKLIILLTDGQNNAGEIEPQTAADLAAALGIKVYTVGAGTRGYANYPIPDPLYGTRYIRAKVDVDDVGLERIAKTTGGKYFRATDFKSLQETYREIDNLEKSKVEVQTYTEYKEEFSKVLLWALILFAVEILLANTRFRKAP; translated from the coding sequence ATGTTAGAGTTATTTCGTTCGGCAAATTTTTCGTTTCAAAATCCGGAGTTTTTGTTTCTCCTACTTTTGATTCCTTTGCTATCAATTCTTTATTTTTTTAGAGAATATCGAGGGAATACGCCTGCCTTAATTTTTTCAAGCATTTCAATATTAAAGAGTGCGCGTGGTGGGATATTGAAGAATTTTCGTCATAGCGTTTTCATCTTCCGAATGCTTACGCTTGCTTTGTTAATTTTAGCCTTTGCTAGGCCACGAACATCCAATCAAAAACAAATTGTTTATTCAGAGGGAATCGATATTGTACTTTGCTTGGATCTATCAACCTCAATGTTTGCCGAGGACTTTGAGCCAAAGAATCGAATCGATGCCGCGAAGGAAGTCGCCCGAGAGTTTATTCGAAATCGTGTTAGTGATCGAATCGGACTGGTGATTTTTCAAGCTAAAGCATTTACACAATGCCCATTGACACTTGACTATACCTTGCTCAATCGCTTTATTAGCGGCTTGAATGCCGGTAAAATGCAAGAGGATGGAACGGCAATTGGTCTTGCACTGGCAACAGCCACCAATCGTTTAAGGAATTCAACGGCAAAAAGTAAGCTCATAATATTACTTACCGATGGGCAGAATAATGCCGGCGAAATTGAACCTCAAACAGCCGCTGATTTAGCTGCAGCCTTAGGAATCAAAGTTTATACCGTTGGCGCCGGAACGCGAGGTTACGCCAATTATCCGATTCCAGACCCATTATATGGCACGCGTTACATTCGCGCGAAGGTCGATGTGGATGATGTTGGATTGGAAAGAATCGCGAAAACAACCGGTGGAAAGTATTTTAGAGCAACCGATTTTAAGAGCCTTCAGGAAACTTATCGTGAGATTGACAATCTTGAAAAATCAAAGGTTGAAGTTCAAACCTACACGGAGTACAAAGAAGAATTTTCGAAGGTGTTGCTTTGGGCGTTGATTCTATTTGCAGTTGAAATTTTATTAGCAAATACACGCTTCCGTAAAGCACCGTAA
- a CDS encoding DUF58 domain-containing protein, producing the protein MAEISLKEIFKKVRQLEIRTRGLVNNVFGGEYHSAFKGKGMEFAEVRAYQFGDDVRAIDWNVSARRDDTYIKLFNEEREQTLMILYDGSGSAAFGSKKQFKRDLAAEICATLAFSAITNNDKVGLIIFTDTIEKFIAPRKGKKHVLRLLREIFSFQPQGKGTNIGGALDFMTRLLKRKSIVFLVSDLLTPKFDDKMKLINRKHDFIVIQLSDEREFNLPRVGLLELEDAETGERFMLDTFDDSARRDYENKMDDFRRLRNDTLKKMQIDMIEVSTGESFITPLEGFFKRREMRR; encoded by the coding sequence ATGGCAGAAATCAGTTTAAAAGAAATTTTTAAAAAAGTACGGCAGCTCGAAATTCGAACGCGCGGACTTGTTAACAATGTCTTTGGAGGCGAGTACCACTCAGCCTTTAAGGGCAAAGGAATGGAATTTGCCGAAGTACGTGCTTATCAATTTGGCGACGATGTGCGTGCCATTGATTGGAATGTTTCAGCAAGGCGCGATGACACTTATATCAAGCTCTTTAATGAAGAGCGTGAGCAAACCCTTATGATTCTTTATGATGGCTCGGGCTCAGCGGCATTCGGCTCCAAGAAGCAATTCAAACGAGATTTAGCTGCTGAAATTTGTGCCACCCTTGCCTTCAGTGCCATAACCAATAATGACAAGGTCGGGCTCATCATCTTTACCGATACAATTGAGAAATTCATTGCCCCAAGAAAAGGGAAAAAACATGTCTTGAGATTGCTTCGCGAAATCTTTTCTTTTCAGCCGCAAGGCAAAGGCACCAATATTGGTGGGGCACTTGATTTTATGACCCGCTTGCTCAAACGCAAGTCAATTGTTTTTTTGGTGAGTGATTTGCTCACGCCCAAGTTTGATGATAAAATGAAGCTGATTAACCGAAAGCATGATTTTATTGTGATTCAACTTTCAGATGAGCGTGAATTTAACTTGCCCCGGGTCGGACTTTTAGAATTGGAAGATGCAGAAACCGGCGAGCGATTTATGCTTGACACCTTTGATGATTCTGCACGCAGAGACTATGAAAATAAAATGGATGATTTCAGACGGCTAAGAAATGATACGCTGAAAAAAATGCAAATCGATATGATTGAAGTCAGTACCGGAGAGTCGTTTATAACTCCGCTTGAAGGATTCTTTAAACGTCGTGAAATGAGGCGATAA